A genomic stretch from Asterias rubens chromosome 19, eAstRub1.3, whole genome shotgun sequence includes:
- the LOC117303334 gene encoding extensin-2-like — MSFRVLFYGYCKQVQNNKGSRCVINQPIHHGSAPPPWIIPSPMDQPLLGSAHPPWISPSTMDHPSPMDQPLHHGSSPTPWISPSTTDQPIHHGSAPQPRISPSTTDQPIHHGSAPHHGSAPPPRISLSTMDQPLHHGSTHPPWINPPTMDQPIHHGSAPHPWISSSLYQPLHHGSASPPRISPSHMDQLLLGSAHPPRISSSLDQPIHHGSAPYPWISPSTTDQPLTHGSALHHGSAPHPWISHSLNFLDLVLNHGSAHPPWISPSPRISPSTTISLSTTDQPLHHGSAPPPWINPSTMDQPTHHGSAHPPRISPSSMDQLLLVSAPPPRISPLSMDQPLHHGSASPPRISPSPMDQSFPEFPGSGPEPWISLSINTTHALNTLNLIGSNS, encoded by the coding sequence ATGAGTTTCCGTGTCTTGTTTTATGGTTATTGTAAACAAGTTCAAAATAACAAGGGCTCCAGATGTGTGATTAATCAGCCCATCCACCACGGATCAGCCCCTCCACCATGGATCATCCCCTCACCTATGGATCAGCCCCTCCTTGGATCAGCCCATCCACCATGGATCAGCCCCTCCACCATGGATCATCCCTCACCTATGGATCAGCCCCTCCACCACGGATCATCCCCTACCCCATGGATCAGCCCCTCCACCACGGATCAGCCCATCCACCACGGATCAGCCCCTCAACCACGGATCAGCCCCTCAACCACGGATCAGCCCATCCACCACGGATCAGCCCCTCACCACGGATCAGCCCCTCCACCACGGATCAGCCTCTCCACCATGGATCAGCCCCTCCACCATGGATCAACCCATCCACCATGGATCAACCCACCCACCATGGATCAGCCCATCCACCACGGATCAGCCCCTCATCCATGGATCAGCTCCTCCTTGTATCAGCCCCTCCACCACGGATCAGCCTCTCCACCACGGATCAGCCCCTCACATATGGATCAGCTCCTCCTTGGATCAGCCCATCCACCACGGATCAGCTCCTCCTTGGATCAGCCCATCCACCACGGATCAGCCCCTTATCCATGGATTAGCCCCTCCACCACGGATCAGCCCCTCACCCATGGATCAGCCCTCCACCACGGATCAGCCCCTCACCCATGGATCAGTCATTCCCTGAATTTCCTGGATCTGGTCCTGAACCATGGATCAGCCCATCCACCATGGATCAGCCCCTCACCACGGATCAGCCCCTCCACCACGATCAGCCTCTCCACCACGGATCAGCCTCTCCACCACGGATCAGCCCCTCCACCATGGATCAACCCATCCACCATGGATCAACCCACCCACCATGGATCAGCCCATCCACCACGGATCAGCCCCTCATCCATGGATCAGCTCCTCCTTGTATCAGCCCCTCCACCACGGATCAGCCCCTTATCCATGGATCAGCCCCTCCACCACGGATCAGCCTCTCCACCACGGATCAGCCCCTCACCCATGGATCAGTCATTCCCTGAATTTCCTGGATCTGGCCCTGAACCATGGATCAGCCTTAGCATCAACACCACACACGCGTTAAATACTTTGAACTTAATT